GAAATCAGAAAAAAATCGTTCCCAATTACAGATGTAAGAGCGTTACTAATTGTATACAAAAAGTTCGGCGCGTATACATGAGCAATTTAATGTTTATATTGAATCAGAAAGAATCACAATTAAAATTATCGATTGCATCGAATACTTGATTTAGTACAAATTAAAGATTTGGAAAATTAAATGCATAGGGTGCAAGTACAATTTGTTTGTCTTAGACCTAAGGTGGTTTGATTTTCCGGTCAAACGGAAAGACCGAGTTTGATTTTCCGGTCAGAATGAAAGACGGAATGAtgtcttttgttgttgttgctgtggttGTTTACATCATTATGAAGATACGAAGCATATGAAGATGTTTCTGGTCAGAATGAAAGACGGAATAatatcttttgttgttgttgctctgGTTTGCTATCACTGAACTGAACAGCCATCGTAACTAATCATTCTGAGCTATATTATTCACATGTTTGTGACTTTGTGTTCATCATTTTACAACTGAATCCAAAAAAAAACTTCCATAAATTAATAGCCTTGGGACcggaaaaaattattattttagcgaaattattaatttatcgagttaAAAGCCTAGTTGGGACCgaagaattttattattttagcgaagtaattaatttatcaAAGATCAATTTATCGAAGTTCTACTGTACCTGGATACATAGAACACAGACTGCTGAAAGGGTTTCATtaatttatatattgcaattccAAATCTTTACCAGACAAGAAATTATCCATCCCTAAGTATATATTAGATTAAActagatttttctttcttttttttctatttctattttttttttttaatttttacatCATAAACTAGGAGAAAGAATCTACTCATAAGTTTGCTTAATCCAAACTCTACCAAGGAATCTAAAATAAGCAAGAAACATTTTCTTTTTTACGAACAACAAATGGATTGATAGCACCCTAACTAAAACCCACCATCAAAACCAGGAATAGATTACGAGCGTCACATACAGTAACGCCACTACTAATTCACACAGGAGATCCAGAAGTTCCTATGCAGTACTGGTTAAAAGAGGCTTTCCCCGACCCATTGCAAATCCCTTGGTCCCATCAGGCATTCGTGGACCTGGAGGCGGTTTAGTCACCAAGGTTATATGTTCTTTCTGAAATGCATTGGTGGAAGGGGGAGTACCTATGTGACCATTTCGGTGGTTACTGTGGTGGTTACTGTGGTGGTTATTGTGGTGGCCATTGTGGTGGTTATTGTGGTGGTACTGCCCTTGCCCTTGCCCTTGACCCTGACCCTGACCTCGACCACGACCCTTGCCTCTTCCACGGGACCGACCTTTCTTAGGTTGTCCACCCTCCTTATCAGTGCACTCCTCACCCTGTAGAAGTATCATCGTTACATTCAACAATTAGGATATTATTTGTAACTAAGTGCAGAATTTAGCTAGCAACATTCAGAAAGTCAACTTACAATCTGTTCATTCAATGTGGCCGCAGACACGGATTGACAAGGATCATCCGCCTGCTGCTTCTCATTTGGTTGCTGCTCAGATACTGGTAtgccttcttcttcaccatttgcTTTATCTTCACGCACTGCTTTTCTGCCTTGGGCAGGTTTCGACTGTACAAGGGAAATGATAAGAAAAGAACTTATGTGAATATTCCAGTTTTACAGAAAGGCCACCACACAGAATGTCTAAGCAAACCATCTAGTTAAGATTTAATGATTGCACAAAATCGATGGGTTTTGCTATAATCAACTTCTGGTACAACTTCGACAAACAAATAAGTTACTACTCAGATGCAACGAGGCAACAGCATTTTACATACATATATCAATACTAACTTCTAGGATATTTAAAACACGCAAGAATCAGATAGTGGGAATACCTTGCGCTTAAGCAGTATACGGACTCTTAGACCACTTCTCCAATTCTTCTCATCATTAAGCTCAGAAACCTGCCCATCAAGAggataaaatcaaccaaaacgaATTAGCAGAAGAAAGAATAACAGCTACAAAAAACAGAGATGGAAAAAAACTATTCGATGTcccgaaaaataaaaatatcaaattCACTTACAGCTTTCTCAGCTAGCTCAACAGTCTCATATTCCACAAACGCATGCAACTGCACAATTAATAGAAAAAAATCACTAACTGCTAAGATTGTCGTAACATAACAGAAAATACCTGGTCAAAGCCACAACCACAAATTCAGATGTCCAAGATATTAATAGTAACTACACCATGGAAGACAAGCACCTTATTACTGTAAAGCATGTTTTCGCCTTTTCCGGATTTAGATGCTGCAGATGCACCACCAGCACCATTAGAGGGCTGAGGTTGGCAGGTACGTATTGTCTTGACACTACCAAAAGGGAATCAACTCTTGTAATTAGGTCTAACAGCAATTACCAACGAAAGAGTAGTAGTTGTAAACAAATAAACTTTATTACCTTCCAACAGCAGAAAATACTTTCATGAGGTTCTGGTAGGAATGATCTTCAGGTAAGTTTTCAGCAATGATAATCCGTGACTGCACATTGAGAGAAACATTGCATCAAATATGGTCAGTGGAAACAACCTTCCTATAGACAAAAATAATTAACAATACATAAGTTCCAAAGTTATCCTAACCAAAAAAAAGTCGGGAAATGCCAAGATTCAAATTATTAAATGAATGGCCAAGAGAGCAattcaattttcaaaagaaaaactcaCGAAATCATGATATTTAATAACCACAAAAGAGTTACTAGTCTTTTTTTAACTGTTCCTAAACTGCCAAATCTTTAGAGTAAAACTACATGTACCTACCTTACCTTCATTACTACACCTTGGGAATTCTTTGCAGATAATGAAATATTAGACTTACTAACTTAAAAGTGTCACTGACCAACCATGTATAAGATTGTTAATTTAAAAAGCAGTAGTGTTGTGCATTCACAGCCTATGACAAGATATGGCTactcaaaaaaaaagttatactAGGCAGGTACTTCCTTTCATGATACAACAACCAACATACATCAGATAGTACCTGCAATTCTTCCATATCTGACTCGGTGAATGGAGTATGACGCCTGACCTTCTTCCCATCTTCACTTACAACCTGCAGATTTCAGCACCAAAACAACATGAGAATGGAACTTAGAAATTCATTTTAATGTGCAGGACATGATTACTGAAAACAGTTAAATGAAGCTAACCACTTACAAGCTTTGAAGACTTCTTGAGAACAGAAGCTAGTTGAGCATGCCCGCTAACAAGGGCTTTAATCTTCTTAAAAGACGCGACTATAGATATTGGCACTGTTAAAAACAACAAAGCCTTGTTAAAATCAGAAGAATGATAATCCATGATCTAAGTTTCTTGTAGATCAAGACCATTTAGGTTTATTTCACAAGCCTCTTTTTAGTTTGTCATTTGGTAGACAGTTGAGATTAAATTCATCTCACTGAAACAGAAAGCAACAGTCAAAGTTTAAGGACTCCAATTTTACAACACAAATCATTTCTACAATTCAATTCATAACCCATACAGTTTCCTCTTTCTCATTACCAAATCCAGCAGTCCTACAGAACTTCAGTCGATGGTTATCGGTTCAATTTGCCATCACATATTTGCATAAGTAATAGAACACTTTCACCAATTCGATGTGGGACTTGGTACTTACCAGATCAAATGGTCCTATAGAGAATACTATAATTGACAACATGAAACTACTAAAGCCAATACACTATTTCTCAACAACATGAATGAATTAGAACAACATACCAAATCCTTCTGGGTCTTTACTGATGAACTTTATAAGATGATCTGTTGTCGCCAAATTCGCATCACTGAAATAATACTCAACCTACAAAATCCACAGAATCAAACAAGTAAGAACACAACACTCAATCAATTTTTCACCCATAGTCCCAACCCACTATTACCcatccaaaacccccaaaattgaTGATAATTCACACTCAAAATTCAACCAAAAACGCAAAATTCCAATccaaaaaaccaaaatccagaGTAATTAACACTCAAAACACTAAGAATGCTCACTAAAATCACTAAAAACCGCCCAAAACCATGCAAttcagagagaaaaaaaactCGCCTGTTTCACaatcttaagagaaatctctTCAGACAACCCATTAGTAGTTCTGGGAACAGGATCTGGATCTTGTACTTGTACTTGAGTATTCCCAACAACATCATGATGATccccaccaccaacaccaccacctgtACCAGTACCACTActatttccaccaccaccaccaccaaatccaTAATTCTGAAACTGATGATGAAAATTAGGCGAAGGAAACAAATGAATTGGAGTCTGAATTTGTTGAATCACGATTCTAGACGGTTGCTGTGTTGACAAATCGGTACTCCGACCATTACTAGAATTAGTTCTAGGAACAAATTCCGGCGCCTTAGCATTAAGTAGTTTCTTCCCAGTAGATCCATTCCTATTCAACGATGCCGTTGCCGTAGACGAAGAAGACGATTGTACTGACGATGAATCTACAGTTTCTGTTCTGCTTTgatctattgatgttgatgatgacgGTTCTAGGGTTTCAGTTACTGATTCTACTTCTTTTGGTGCCATTAGATAAGGGGATTTTGGGgatatttttctagggttttgataaAAGGCCCGGCGGAGAACGGCGGAGGAGGAGGGGGAAAATTCTGAAAAGAATTTCTCTCGGTGGGTTTGTGTTGGTGGTATGATTTTATAGATTTTTCAACGCGACTCGACGCCGCCCGATACtgaagaggaaaagaagaagagaattatCGCTCACTTTATCAGACTGTGTGGGAGTGTAAGAATGACTATTATTTTATTTCCACCCGtgcttttggtttttattttttcccTTTGGTAACCACTTTTTACAATTTAAACCCATATTCCTGAGGAGTGCCGATCTTTCGAGGTTACCAAAATACACGAGGAGTCATGATCTTTCTACCACGTACAATTAGGTAACCTCCAGATGATAGGAAAGGTTCTGTGAAGTTTGGTGAAAATAGAGATCCCATTAAAGATTCCAGTGTTTCAGCATTGGATTGGGAATTAATGAAGGCCATAGTAGTTGCTTTTAGAATTTAATGGAAGAGTCAGGTGGAACAAATACTTTCAGTGTGACTGGGGAACGTAAGCTAACAAAAGCCCTTTTATTAGCAAAAATTCATTGTTTGTTGAGGGTCATTTTCTTATAGTTTTCATCTACAACCAGTAAATTAGTTTTTACTTTTTAGGGAGGTTTTGGAATATTAGTGAATAAAAACAGTTTTACTCAATTTAATTTTATATGTTAGGAAAAATCTCAAATTTTAGAGACTAGCCAACACTTTGAATGAATGCAAAAATATAAtggaaaataaaattatgaatttTGGTAAGATAATTCTTAACAATTTTATGCACAAACTTTCATAATATCATGACACTAAATGGAATTTTGGGAGGTGGACAAACAAAAATGTGAATGTCATGAATTATTGAACccatatttttgttttaggattgaGCGTCGATGCACAAACACTGACGCGGGACATAGTTACGGTACGATGCCGCTACTCAGACACGTCAAATCTCAAAAATACGAGTTACGGGGCACGCTATAGTACCATCTGGATTAACTTACACTTTTAAATCAATGTAGTAAATCTCGGCCTGGCCGAGATATCGTTGATAATCGGTTTCTGTCCGAGAGGTCGATATTTCACCTGAAATATCGTATTTCGTCCCTGGCCGATATTCACCGAAATCCGGTATTGACTACATTGCTGTTAAGAGCATCTTGTAATTCCTTACCAAGTGGTGCCTCCCCCGATAAAGCTGCGCATTGATGGCAGAGCATAACTATCAATTTACCTgtccaaaaattgattgagaaactctatgattgagtgtgctgtaagaagacactcaatgctaggggtgaactagagaacttaggggattaaccttccactaatgcggattgctagatgactggttgagcaaacaagcctgtgatcagctgtactgtgagaagacagttgatgctaggggtaagttagtaagattagttaagtaaatcatccacaatcttccctgagatgaaacaagaacatgattgattaggatctgccttagtttaggatcaagaagtagattcaaagaccctagtaccttcattctatacttcactgcctttggctcattgccattgtaactgtcactgccactgtcactgccactgtcacttactgtcactgcttagcttaggaaacttcaactacacacacaagtccctgtggattagacccgttcttgcacaaactacaaccgacaccgtgcacttgcggtttaacaagtaggctttcttttactcttattttctacatctttaagagcctaccaagtttttggcgccgctgccggggacttggctgccgtgtttttgaagtttttcttgttgttctttgcatactcatacctgctgtgtagttctgataagcatcttagtgtactcatcttgcatattgcatctgtagctgtaacttagtaccacctGTAGTTCTGCACCATTGTAGTTCAGCATCATTCCTGTCACTTTGCTGATTTTTACTTCATTCCTGTACCTATTTGTTTCAGCTGTAAATTGTAGTTCTTTACTGCATCTTAGTTTGTTCACTGCATAGGCAGCTGTAGCTCATCTTGCATTCTCAGCTGCATTCTCATACCAGCTGCATTCTTTGCTTGCTTCTCATAATCAGCTGTGTAGCTTGCTGTAGATTACCTGCCATTTTGTAGTTGTTAA
This is a stretch of genomic DNA from Papaver somniferum cultivar HN1 chromosome 1, ASM357369v1, whole genome shotgun sequence. It encodes these proteins:
- the LOC113319646 gene encoding la-related protein 6B-like, which encodes MAPKEVESVTETLEPSSSTSIDQSRTETVDSSSVQSSSSSTATASLNRNGSTGKKLLNAKAPEFVPRTNSSNGRSTDLSTQQPSRIVIQQIQTPIHLFPSPNFHHQFQNYGFGGGGGGNSSGTGTGGGVGGGDHHDVVGNTQVQVQDPDPVPRTTNGLSEEISLKIVKQVEYYFSDANLATTDHLIKFISKDPEGFVPISIVASFKKIKALVSGHAQLASVLKKSSKLVVSEDGKKVRRHTPFTESDMEELQSRIIIAENLPEDHSYQNLMKVFSAVGSVKTIRTCQPQPSNGAGGASAASKSGKGENMLYSNKLHAFVEYETVELAEKAVSELNDEKNWRSGLRVRILLKRKSKPAQGRKAVREDKANGEEEGIPVSEQQPNEKQQADDPCQSVSAATLNEQIGEECTDKEGGQPKKGRSRGRGKGRGRGQGQGQGQGQGQYHHNNHHNGHHNNHHSNHHSNHRNGHIGTPPSTNAFQKEHITLVTKPPPGPRMPDGTKGFAMGRGKPLLTSTA